A genomic region of Gossypium hirsutum isolate 1008001.06 chromosome D01, Gossypium_hirsutum_v2.1, whole genome shotgun sequence contains the following coding sequences:
- the LOC107905345 gene encoding putative homeobox-leucine zipper protein ATHB-51, producing the protein MHPKSEVKPLQPPPPFSLPLTHCCTPKSQCFRHYPLLTITFHASLSSLFGLCCSGLVSLGGPFIYIYIYYKRRILFGIYWRESKKEMDWNDTFRPFVSRPEPSLNFLYSNYNYDQYPGMEMKQHQGFMEVGNEMVLPGLNKNSFNNNVNQDKKKRLTSDQLDSLEKSFQEEIKLDPDRKMKLSRELGLQPRQIAVWFQNRRARWKAKQLERLYDSLKQKFDAISREKQKLQDEVMKLKGILREQVTRNQVSTVYTEISGEETVESTSIRSSNKPKIAGNNHHPHPVAACNYLFNVDEYNPVSSPYWGTVQLPSYP; encoded by the exons ATGCACCCCAAAAGTGAAGTAAAACCCCTGCAACCCCCCCCCCCTTTCAGTCTCCCCCTCACGCATTGTTGCACCCCCAAAAGCCAATGTTTTAGACACTACCCTTTGTTAACTATCACTTTCCATGCTTCTTTAAGCTCACTCTTTGGTCTCTGCTGCTCTGGTCTGGTCTCACTTGGTggtccttttatatatatatatatatattacaaacgGAGGATACTCTTTGGAATATATTGGAGAGAAAGCAAAAAAGAAATGGATTGGAATGACACTTTTCGACCCTTTGTTTCACGACCAGAACCTTCTCTTAACTTCCTTTATAGTAACTATAATTATGATCAATATCCAG gtATGGAGATGAAGCAACATCAAGGGTTTATGGAAGTGGGTAATGAGATGGTTCTTCCAGGTTTGAATAAGAACAGCTTCAACAACAACGTTAATCAAGACAAGAAGAAGAGATTGACAAGTGATCAGTTAGACTCGTTGGAAAAGAGTTTCCAAGAAGAGATTAAGTTAGATCCCGACAGGAAAATGAAGTTGTCTAGGGAACTTGGACTTCAACCAAGACAAATCGCTGTCTGGTTCCAAAACAGACGTGCTAGATGGAAAGCTAAACAGCTTGAACGCTTGTATGATTCGCTTAAACAAAAGTTCGATGCTATCTCCCGGGAAAAACAGAAGCTTCAAGATGAG GTCATGAAATTGAAAGGAATTCTAAGGGAACAAGTGACAAGGAACCAAGTCTCCACAGTTTATACCGAAATCTCCGGCGAAGAGACTGTCGAAAGCACCTCAATCCGTAGCTCGAACAAGCCGAAGATCGCCGGAAACAACCACCACCCCCACCCAGTCGCCGCGTGCAACTATCTTTTCAATGTAGACGAGTATAACCCAGTTTCATCCCCTTATTGGGGTACTGTTCAACTGCCTTCTTATCCCTAA
- the LOC107905344 gene encoding 60S ribosomal protein L24: MVLKTELCRFSGAKIYPGKGIRFVRGDSQVFLFSNSKCKRYFHNRLKPSKLTWTAMYRKQHKKDIAQEAVKKRRRAAKKPYSRSIVGATLEVIQKKRSEKPEVRDAAREAALREIKERIKKTKDEKKAKKAEVAAKQQKTQGKGNVPKGGAPKGPKLGGGGGKR; this comes from the exons ATGGTTCTCAA GACGGAGCTTTGCCGATTTAGTGGTGCCAAGATATACCCTGGGAAAGGCATCAGATTTGTTCGTGGAGATTCTCAG GTTTTCCTCTTTTCCAATTCGAAATGCAAGAGGTACTTCCACAACCGTCTGAAGCCCTCAAAACTTACATGGACAGCCATGTATAGGAAGCAGCATAAGAAG GATATTGCCCAAGAGGCCGTGAAGAAGAGAAGACGTGCAGCAAAGAAGCCTTACTCCCGATCCATTGTTGGTGCCACCTTAGAGGTTATCCAGAAGAAGAGAAGTGAGAAACCCGAAGTCCGTGATGCTGCCAGGGAAGCTGCTCTCCG AGAAATCAAGGAAAGAATCAAGAAAACTAAGGATGAAAAGAAGGCAAAGAAAGCAGAAGTAGCGGCAAAGCAACAAAAGACTCAGGGCAAGGGTAACGTTCCAAAGGGTGGAGCACCGAAAGGCCCCAAGCTTGGTGGCGGTGGTGGAAAGCGTTAA
- the LOC121214031 gene encoding SRSF protein kinase 2 has translation MGDKKEEEEWSGSESSDYTSEDEGTEDYRRGGYHAVRIGDTFKNGRYVVQSKLGWGNFSTVWLAWDTQLSRYVALKVQKSAKHYTEAAMDEITILQQIADGDKEDKKCVVKLLDHFKHSGPNGQHVCMVFEYLGDNLLTLIKYSDYRGMPIHRVKEICFHILAGLDYLHRELSIIHTDLKPENILLLLMIDPSKDPRKSGTPLVLPNNKYKMLLDSLNSTNGDLSRNQKKKIRRKAKRAAQGCVEKEVSAAAGMDPETSGAAESSLSEYTNVDSIEERPACSSNANRLSDADTTKDTDQASVGNKRGSRSTRRKLLASVDLKCKLVDFGNACWTYKQFTNDIQTRQYRCPEVILGSKYSTSADLWSFACICFELATGDVLFDPHSGDNFDRDEDHLALMMELLGMMPRKIALGGRYSRDFFNRYGDLRHIRRLRFWPLNKVLIEKYEFSEQDASDMTDFLVPILDFVPEKRPSAAQCLVHPWIDAGPRLLEPSGSSSQTQVAVSEKKTKEMDDMEAMEVAMGNIAISADSKHAKDHQPPSKPSNAAISSSRYPHQSFLQLLDFLDRNRHRKRFPIQNIAKRRHVIFRYQNRDASVVQSLHNPGACNFVATGTKAVFTFSHQVNVR, from the exons ATGGGGGACAAGAAGGAGGAAGAAGAGTGGAGTGGAAGTGAGAGTAGCGATTACACGTCGGAAGACGAAGGAACGGAAGATTACCGGCGGGGCGGTTACCACGCTGTTAGAATCGGCGACACTTTCAAGAACGGACGTTACGTTGTGCAAAGCAAGCTCGGTTGGGGCAATTTCTCCACCGTTTGGCTCGCTTGGGACACTCAGCTCTCT cGTTATGTAGCTTTGAAAGTACAGAAAAGTGCAAAGCATTATACTGAGGCAGCAATGGATGAGATAACAATCTTACAACAGATTGCGGATGGGgataaagaagataaaaaatgTGTAGTGAAGCTTTTAGATCATTTTAAGCATTCAGGTCCAAATGGACAGCATGTTTGTATGGTGTTTGAATACTTGGGCGATAATCTTTTGACGCTCATCAAGTACTCTGATTATCGTGGAATGCCTATTCATAGGGTTAAGGAGATATGTTTCCATATTTTAGCGGGGTTAGATTACTTGCATAGGGAGCTTTCCATTATACACACTGATCTGAAGCCTGAAAATATTTTACTCTTGTTGATGATAGATCCGTCTAAGGATCCAAGAAAGTCAGGCACCCCTCTTGTCCTTCCTAATAACAAGTACAAGATGTTGCTGGACTCTTTAAATTCAACTAATGGGGACTTGagtagaaatcaaaagaaaaagattCGTAGAAAGGCTAAGCGAGCAGCTCAAGGGTGTGTCGAGAAGGAAGTTTCTGCAGCTGCCGGTATGGATCCTGAAACGTCTGGTGCAGCTGAGTCATCTCTGAGTGAATACACAAATGTGGATTCTATTGAAGAACGTCCCGCTTGTTCTAGTAATGCCAATAGATTGTCTGATGCTGATACTACCAAGGATACTGATCAAGCAAGTGTAGGTAATAAGAGAGGAAGCCGCTCCACAAGGAGGAAACTGTTGGCATCAGTTGACTTAAAGTGCAAATTAGTTGACTTTGGTAATGCATGTTGGACATATAAACAGTTTACTAATGATATTCAGACAAGACAGTATAGATGTCCGGAGGTGATACTAGGATCTAAGTATTCTACGTCAGCGGATCTTTGGTCATTTGCTTGCATTTGTTTTGAGCTTGCAACGGGTGATGTACTCTTTGATCCTCATAGTGGTGATAACTTTGACAGAGATGAG GACCATTTAGCTTTAATGATGGAGCTTCTAGGAATGATGCCACGCAAG ATTGCCTTGGGTGGTCGTTATTCACGAGACTTCTTCAACCGATACGGTGACTTAAGACACATCCGTCGGTTGCGTTTCTGGCCATTGAATAAAGTCCTTATTGAAAAGTACGAGTTCAGCGAGCAAGATGCAAGTGACATGACTGACTTCCTGGTTCCAATCCTTGATTTTGTGCCCGAGAAACGGCCTAGTGCTGCTCAGTGCCTTGTTCATCCATGGATTGATGCTGGTCCCCGACTTTTAGAGCCATCAGGGTCTTCATCGCAAACCCAAGTAGCGGTTTCTGAGAAAAAAACGAAGGAGATGGATGATATGGAGGCAATGGAGGTTGCAATGGGGAATATTGCCATAAGTGCAGATTCTAAACATGCCAAAGATCACCAGCCTCCTTCGAAACCCTCCAACGCAGCCATTTCTTCTTCCAG GTATCCCCATCAATCTTTTCTTCAACTCCTCGATTTCCTCGATCGGAACCGTCACCGAAAACGTTTTCCAATCCAAAACATCGCTAAACGGCGGCACGTAATCTTTCGATATCAAAATCGGGACGCATCCGTTGTACAAAGCCTCCACAACCCTGGGGCTTGCAACTTCGTAGCCACTGGGACAAAGGCAGTATTTACTTTTTCTCATCAAGTCAATGTAAGATAA